A segment of the Moorena sp. SIOASIH genome:
CGCAGTAAGCGATAAAATAGGTAAGCGGGAAAGCGCTTTAACCAACTTTCACGACGTCTCTGGGTGCGCTGAGCATAAACGATTTGATAACCCTGCTGCCATTTTTCCACTAGCACTGGGATGATCTCTGGTGGGTCTTGTAAATCAGCATCTAGCACAATAATCCCTTGACCCCGCACAAAATTTAGACCGGCAGTGACAGCAATTTGATGACCAAAGTTACGGGAAAGACTTAGGTAACATACCCTTGGGTCTTTTTGATGAAGGTCTCGCATCAGCTCTAGAGAGCGATCGCAACTGCCATCATTGACTAGAATTAACTCCACCTCCCCCAACTGATCCATTACTATACTGATGCGTCGGTACAGTTCTAAAATACTGTTTTCCTCGTTATATACAGGAATAACCAGGGAATAGGTTGGGTTCATCGTTCTTCAACATTTTTGAATTAAGAATGTAGAATGCAGAATGTAGAATTCTAAATTCTTAATTCTACATTCTGCATTCTGACAGACAACCTTCTAACGCCCTAAGTTATTAGGAATTCCCTGACAACCACCAGGGATGGTTTTTCTTGACTTTTCACCGGACCAAGCACAGCAATAGTAGTGCTGCTTTTCATCCATCCGCTGGACACCGGTGAAGTTAACATTTTCCACTACTGCACCGGTGTAAGCTCCAGTGCGATAGTCAGGGGGATGGGTACGACTGCGGGGACTGGCAGTTTCTACTGAACCATAGAATAGGCGGACTCCCTTGAGGTCAGCACCAGTGAGGTTGGCTTCATATAAAACAGTGCGGGATAGATTCGCTTGCACTAAGTCACTGAAGCTGAGATTGGCTCTGACCATATTAGCTTCGCCGAGTTCTGTCCAACGCAAATCTGTACCACTCAGGTCTGATCCGGCTAACATTACATTCAGGTCAATAACCCTTATACCATAAACTCGGTCTTCTTGGTATCCTCCATACCCATCCAACATGGGGCGTCCTAAATGATTATCTCGTCTGAGGGGAGTCAGTAAACGGGCTTGGGACAAAAATCTGAGCACTTTGGCTTTCCCATGGGCATCCACACTACTGAGAATTGCAGCGGTTCTTCCTTCGCAAAATGCCCTCTCTTGGGGCCAATCTTCTAGCAATCCCTGATCATCTAAGGCTAGATCTGAAACTCCCTGAAAGTAAGCATCAATGGTTTGCTGCTGGGTAATCATATTTTGCTGGATGGTCAGGTCTTTGGAAATGACATATTGTCGCCAAGCAATGAATACTGCTAGGACGGCAATCAAAATCTGTCCCAAAGCACCCACCCAATCAGCCCATGACCCAAATTCATCCCATTTAATTTTAACCAACCAATTGCTGATGTTTTGGTAAACACCAAGAAAGTTCAGTAAGCCACTTATTCCTGCTACCACTCCGATCGAGGCAATAACTTTGATTCTTTGTTGCGGTGGCAACAAATTAGTAAGCCATTGTTTGACAACCGGTAAAATCACTGGCAATGAAACCAGCAGCGCTACAATAGCTCCGGATATCCCAATCCAGAGGTTATCAATCACTAGCCCAACAATCATGATAGCGATCGCACTGAGAATAATTACGCTTAGGGAGCGATTAGCAGGAGTAACCGATCCAATAGTTGGTTTATTGGGCAGATTTGACAACGGCAGGGTAGATAAATGTTGATCCTCTTGAGTTTGGGGAGGAGATGGTGGTGAATTACCATTGGCTGAGTTCTTGGCACTACCGTTGTTACTATGTTCAGGCTGATTGGGTGGCAGAGGCTCAGGCAAGTTAGTCATGGCATTCCCATCAAAATAAGCTCAAGGTCAAGCAACATTACAAAATAATACAGCTCTTGGACACTCTGATCGTTTTTTAGCTGGCTCGCGAGAAGCCCCGCGCTATAATCTCGCTCTTTAGCGTCGGGATGATAGCCCGACAAGGTCGCTCTGCTCAATTGTCAATTTGGAACTTTAATTTTTGACCAGCGTCTATAATTAACATAGTAGGTCAAGTCAAATTAAGAGCTAACCGCCACCTACGTTATCGAACCTTAACAACCACCGAATATGGGGTTCCACTCAGAAAAAGCAATTTAAGCTGTCTGTGGGTGGGTAAAATTCCAGCAGTACTTTGGAGACAGAACTCATTGTATTGTTCCGGCGCGGAGGGGCATCCCGTGTCGTTAATAAAGTAACCCGTGTATCCGTTCGCGCAGCGTCGGCGAAAGCCGATACCAGTGGGTGGAGTTGGTAAGAAGCCCGCGTTGTCCCGTTAGGGCAACCTCGGGAGTATGTCACCTGATTTGCACCTCAACAGATTAGCAAATTTTAAAGTGAAATCCGGTAGACTTGACCAAAAATTTTGGGTTTCAAGCCCCGTCCTTCGTTCGACGGCTTTTAAGTAGAGTGTGATAGAATAAACCTGTAGCCTAGTACAGGCAGGATTCGTCGGTACTGCCAAATTAAAACAACGACGTAAAGCGATACTAGTACACGAGGAGCGAAAAACCTCGCCAAAACGCATGGATCCTAAAGGATGCCGAAAACCAGTAAAGTAACAATTCAAAACTAAACGTACCGTGTGCCCCACGGGAACGGGGGAAACCCAACGCTTAGGGAGATAAGCCCACTGGGGTTAGTTAAGTTAAGCTCGATATGCGCGTTTTTAAGCGGATATTTGGCTTAAATATTGCCTTTCAGGATAACTAATTTTAAGGCTTGTCGTAGAACTAAGAATCCCCGTCCTTCTAGGGCGGGGAGTGTCAATTGTGTTATTTGTTTTTAAAGCCAAGCGGGAGCCATAATAACCCGTAATTATATAGCGTTTCTCATAGTTATAGCGCTACGCGCAAGGGCTTTAGGCATGCATGCAAAAGGCAAAGGTGCGCTTACAGTCGTCGAATTATAGCAGTCGCCAGGGCAGTTAGGACATGACAAAAGTATCAAACCTAAGTAAGCGCAATAGTTTGACTTCTGACTTCTGACTTCTGACTTCTGACTTCTGACTTCTGCTATAAATTCGCCACGGGTCGCACCTAAAAGTTGACTAAAAGAGCGCACCTTTTTCAGCTTGTATCAAGGTCAAACACCTTAATGGGTAGTGCTATATCTCAGTTCCCAAAAGCTCACTGTATTGCTACTCCCGACTCCCGACTCCCGATTCCCGATTCCCTAATCCCGACTCCCGATTCCCGATTCCCTAATCCCGACTCCCGACTCCCTCAAACCCATAACTTTGTACCTCACCCGATTCAGAAGTGCTATACCACAGATGAGCATTCCAGTTTGTATTGAAAGGATTAGGCATCCGTTCCTGAATCCTAGTCGATTGTACTTGTAGTAACTGTTGCTGAGATTGGGTAAGAGGCACGACAGTCCATTCTTTGTTTTCCCTCAAGGTCTGTGCTAGGTCTTTTGAGTAAGGGAGCACCGCTGCAGTGACCTTATGGCCTAGCACCATATCGAGCAGCTGGTTGTGATCACAGATGACGGGAATCACAATTTGATCAAATCTTGGTGTGCCTTGCCAATAGTCTGGAAAAGCACTCAACTCGATTCCACTAGAACCGAAGGTCTCAACTTGGAATGGTCCAGTCCCAATCGGCTTTATCCCAAAGCCTTCTGTACCATAACCATGGCGCGGTACAATTCCCACGGTTAAAAGTTGGGGATGAATAGGAGGTTTAGCTACAGACTCAATTGAATCAATTTCCCTGAGGCGATGGGATTGAGAGGGTAACCTTTGGGGGGCAGACTGTAATGTAAACGCAATGGTTTTTTGATCTACCACTTTGATATCCCTGATGCTTGTCAAAACCAGTTTGCGCCAGGGTGAGTCAATTTTCTGTAGTACCTGATAAGTGAACTCAACATCAGCAACGGTTAGAGGGGTGCCATCGTGGAAACGTAGGTTGTCATGAAGCTGGAAATAAAGGATTTTAGTGATTTTGTCTACATTTTCTAGCTTCCACTTCACCGCAAGATCGGGAACCAGTAACCCACCTAAGCAATTAAAACGACATAAACCCCGAAAAACCAGACTCAATACATCCGCTGGTCCTAGGTTTGGGTTGAGCAAAGGGTCAAGGGTCTTAATCGGACGAAAATCAGCAATGGTAAGCTCTTGGCGCGATTTAACCCAAATCTTTTTGGTAAATGTGCTGTTGTTTGGGTTGATATCGGGGAGTTGTTGTTGTGGATCAGCAGTGAAGCGGATGATATGGAAGCCAGCCTTGAACCTAAGTTGATGACGAATGCTGCTGTCTTGCGATCGCTGATTCGGTTTTAAGGTGCCATGGGGACTAAGGTCAGATAGATTGTTGATAGTCCACTCAACTTGGAAAGAACCGGAAGGGCTACTTCCGTGATTAATCAGAACTGCTTCTAATGTAATTAAATCCCCTGCTACTGGTAATGGAGGATTTAGGGTAATGTCACGCACCAATAAATCAATAGTAGTGGCTTCCCAAGGAATAGTATTGGTAGTTTGACCGTCAATCACAGCAAACAGTACACCAAAACCCCTGACTTGGGGCATAATCACACTCAGGCGGGACTCACTCCAAGTGATGATTTGGGCTGGCTGACCCTGAAACAAAACTAGAGCATCGGGTGAAGCCACAGAACCCAAATTACCCCCTTCAATCACCACACTACTCCCCGGTGGGGATTTAGCTGGTTTCACTTCAGTCAAAAATGGGAGTTGTCGCCACATCCGAATCCTTGGGTCGGGAATATCAGTTTTGCGGCTAACTTCGGCGATCATTGCTGGGGTTTGGGTGTAGCGCTCTAGGTCATCAACCGAGTAAATTGCGATCGCATTTAGTTGTTTGATCTCCTTCTCTGTAATATCTGGTAACGTAGCCAGAGGACGGTTATCTACTGGTTGATCTAGAGCCTTACGTACCCCATGCAACTGACTCTGTAGTACCTGGGTAAAATCCAATTTGAGAACAGTAGCACCATTTTCCTTGGGATCAACCACCGTCCGAAACCAAATTTCCCCATCTCGACCACGGCGCACTGTTACTTCCAAATCCAGGTTTAGCTGTTTGATAGCCAAAGACTTACCACGAGCATAGGATTTAAGGGAGAGAGTATCTTCCGCATGGTCAATTTCCGATGCGATCGCATCCACCAATTCTGCCAACTGCCATTCTTGGTTATCCTCTGTTAGTGACTCATCAGTACTCATCGATCCGAAGTTCCCTCTTCTGACTTCCCTACTCGCTAGTTCCATTAACCCCAAGGGCGGGGTACCTCACCCAATTGAGAACTGCTATACATGCCATAGTTTACCCTTTACCTTTTGTCTTCATACCAAGTTGCGGTCAAACGTACAACTTTCTCTTCCGCCTATCTCCCTATCTCCCTATCTCCCTATCTCCCTATCTCCCCATCTCCCTATCTCCCTATCTCCCTATCTCCCTATCTCCCTATCCAACCAATCTACTCTCTTTGAATGCAACTCGGTATCAGTAGTGATAGTGATTCGGATACGACCATTACTACCAACTGGCCCTGTTTCACGAGCTGATGGCATTGTAACTATCACTCTAGTTGACTTTTCTGGTAAAGACTGGGGGTCAGTTTGCAGGCGTAGATGGGCAGGAATCTCAATATCCACATCACTGACCTGTAACTTCAATGGTTCAGCACCCCGATCACTTGTTTCTTCCAATGTGTCAGTGATCTCTCGGAAAATCAATGTGATTAAATCTCCTAGTGTGATGTCAGCCATCAGCAAATCTTGGTGATTAGTAATTGAATTATAATCTTTCTTTATGCTTTGCGCTCTTCTAGAGTCTAGAAACAGAGACTCTAGACACAAACCCAGCCTTAACCAGGCTATACTGTTTCAGTAACATTTAGTCCAGGGATTTTTTTTATCAACAGTAAAAAAATAATTTCAATACTGCTATAGCATTTTTACTTTAGATGTAAACATAGGATTGATAGAAAAAGCGATGCAGCGCCTTAATACGGGGGTTTCCGCCACTCGCGCTTTGCCTCAATACTTTGGATCAGGGAACTTCGGATCACGGAACAGTGTCAAGATATCCCACGAGTTTTTGGTGTTCTGATCAAGCGATGCAGCGAGTCCAAAGGGTATTTCCCCAACTCGCGCTTTGCCTCAAGACACAGGATTGGTTTTCATTATCTATTTAGAAATGCTATATCTAATTCTTGATATATAGCGCTACTCATATTAATGAGGTACACAGGATGTTTTCTGAGTTCCCTCTTCTGAGTTCCCTATTCCCTATTCCCTATTCCCTATTCCCTATTTCCTAAAATCAAAAACTTATCTACCTCACCTATTTTACTAAATGCTATAATTCAGCATAATTGTGCCACTAATAATGAGTATGATGAACTTTTCACTACCAGAAATGGTGTAAGGGAAAAAACTTGTCAGATCAGCTAAAACCATAACATAGATCTCGCCCTTTGCTCAGAAGCAAGCGCTACTTAGGACTCCCGCCCTTAGTAACGCGATCGCAAGTTGTGGTAATTCATCTAAAAAATTTCCGGAAGGATTGGGGATAACTGGGTATGGTGTTAGATATAAGGGTGCCTATCAAAAAATCCGGGAACGTGAGAACCCTGCGTCTTTAGACCGGGTCAGAAGTTACCCCAGCGAGCAATCCCTCGCTGGGGCAGCCTTTATGGTTGGTCGGTTATGGGTAAAGGGTTAAAACTTTATGATTAAGGCTGCCTTATTCTAAGGTTTCGTCTCCGGGATGAAACGGACGCGACGGGGTTTACCCCGCCGTATCCATTCAATTAAGCTATAATAGGAGCAAGGAGGTGATAGTAAAATGTATAGAACAATCCCAGTTAAGGCGACATTTACAGATGAAGAAAATGCTTTCTGGGTGTTTCAATGCGAGCAGGCCAATAGCTTGTTTAATTGCGCCATTTATTACGCAAAACAGAAGCATTATCAGTGGCTACAAGATCAGGAGGCTTACACTACTTTCTGGCGCGAAGATGAGCTTAAATGCGGCTGGAAAACTTACAAATGCTCAACTAGATATCCAGAGCTAGATAAGGCTTTAAAGCTCAGTCCCCATTACAAGGGAATGGCGGCTCAATCCGCCCAACAAACCTTAAAGACTGTAGGGGAAGCGATCGCTAGCTACAATCAGCTAGTCGGACTTTACTACAAAGGAAGTGTAGATAGACCCAAGTTTCCTAGATACAGGAAGAAAGGTGGTCTAGCAGCTGTCACTTTTCCGAGACAAGCCCTAACCTACAAGGAAGGTTTGTTCTATCCGTCCGTAAGCAAAGAAAGCAAGCCAGAATTACTAACCAAGATATACCTTGAACTTCCTGAGTTTATCGATCCAGATTGGGTAAAAGAAGTAACAATTCGCCCTTGCTACGGGCAGCTATGGATTGATTGGGTCATTGATGACGGAAAGCAGTCAGTAGAAGAGAATCCCAATCTTGATTACTCTCAAGCCTTAGGGATAGACCACGGTGGCGACAACTGGCTTACATGTGTTTCAACCTTGGGAAAAAGTTTCATCATTGATGGTCGAAAACTGAAATCGATGAACCAGGGCTATTGCCGGTTGGTTGCGAAATACAAAGAAGACAAACCTGATTTTTATTGGGATAGTAATCTTGACCGGATCCAGCTGAAGCGCAACAACCAGATGCGAGATGCGATCAACAAAACTGCTAGATTTATAAT
Coding sequences within it:
- a CDS encoding ABC transporter substrate-binding protein codes for the protein MSTDESLTEDNQEWQLAELVDAIASEIDHAEDTLSLKSYARGKSLAIKQLNLDLEVTVRRGRDGEIWFRTVVDPKENGATVLKLDFTQVLQSQLHGVRKALDQPVDNRPLATLPDITEKEIKQLNAIAIYSVDDLERYTQTPAMIAEVSRKTDIPDPRIRMWRQLPFLTEVKPAKSPPGSSVVIEGGNLGSVASPDALVLFQGQPAQIITWSESRLSVIMPQVRGFGVLFAVIDGQTTNTIPWEATTIDLLVRDITLNPPLPVAGDLITLEAVLINHGSSPSGSFQVEWTINNLSDLSPHGTLKPNQRSQDSSIRHQLRFKAGFHIIRFTADPQQQLPDINPNNSTFTKKIWVKSRQELTIADFRPIKTLDPLLNPNLGPADVLSLVFRGLCRFNCLGGLLVPDLAVKWKLENVDKITKILYFQLHDNLRFHDGTPLTVADVEFTYQVLQKIDSPWRKLVLTSIRDIKVVDQKTIAFTLQSAPQRLPSQSHRLREIDSIESVAKPPIHPQLLTVGIVPRHGYGTEGFGIKPIGTGPFQVETFGSSGIELSAFPDYWQGTPRFDQIVIPVICDHNQLLDMVLGHKVTAAVLPYSKDLAQTLRENKEWTVVPLTQSQQQLLQVQSTRIQERMPNPFNTNWNAHLWYSTSESGEVQSYGFEGVGSRD
- a CDS encoding pentapeptide repeat-containing protein is translated as MTNLPEPLPPNQPEHSNNGSAKNSANGNSPPSPPQTQEDQHLSTLPLSNLPNKPTIGSVTPANRSLSVIILSAIAIMIVGLVIDNLWIGISGAIVALLVSLPVILPVVKQWLTNLLPPQQRIKVIASIGVVAGISGLLNFLGVYQNISNWLVKIKWDEFGSWADWVGALGQILIAVLAVFIAWRQYVISKDLTIQQNMITQQQTIDAYFQGVSDLALDDQGLLEDWPQERAFCEGRTAAILSSVDAHGKAKVLRFLSQARLLTPLRRDNHLGRPMLDGYGGYQEDRVYGIRVIDLNVMLAGSDLSGTDLRWTELGEANMVRANLSFSDLVQANLSRTVLYEANLTGADLKGVRLFYGSVETASPRSRTHPPDYRTGAYTGAVVENVNFTGVQRMDEKQHYYCCAWSGEKSRKTIPGGCQGIPNNLGR
- a CDS encoding transposase; the protein is MYRTIPVKATFTDEENAFWVFQCEQANSLFNCAIYYAKQKHYQWLQDQEAYTTFWREDELKCGWKTYKCSTRYPELDKALKLSPHYKGMAAQSAQQTLKTVGEAIASYNQLVGLYYKGSVDRPKFPRYRKKGGLAAVTFPRQALTYKEGLFYPSVSKESKPELLTKIYLELPEFIDPDWVKEVTIRPCYGQLWIDWVIDDGKQSVEENPNLDYSQALGIDHGGDNWLTCVSTLGKSFIIDGRKLKSMNQGYCRLVAKYKEDKPDFYWDSNLDRIQLKRNNQMRDAINKTARFIINRCLSDHIGNLVIGWNEGQKNKANMGKRGNQKFVAIPTKRLIERLKQLCLEYGINLIVTEESYTSKASFLDGDSLPKYGEKPKGWKPSGKRVRRGLYEVPNGKLINADCNGAANIIKKVTTQLIDLAKVGRGVLTLPHRYDLFSSLKKSYRMRSETARVYPAV